Proteins found in one Amycolatopsis umgeniensis genomic segment:
- a CDS encoding cytochrome c biogenesis protein CcdA: protein MNSVTELALSGPLLLAAGVALLAGTISFASPCVVPLVPGYLAYLAALVGADAPAVSADEERKKGRYAVVGAAALFVLGFTVVFVVTLGTLVWIADAVAINMDLLQRLGGVLTIAMALVFLGWIPGLQREFRSHHVPRGGLWGAPVLGAVFGLGWTPCIGPTLSAVISMASATGGAAARGYVLILVYCLGLGVPFLLIAFGARWAVRATDWLRRHGRQVQVFGGVLLLIVGLLLVTGLWGDMTGWIRNTLVTDLRLPL from the coding sequence GTGAACTCCGTTACCGAGCTGGCGCTCTCAGGGCCGCTGCTGCTCGCCGCGGGTGTCGCGCTGCTGGCCGGGACGATCTCCTTCGCGTCGCCGTGCGTCGTGCCGCTGGTGCCCGGGTATCTCGCGTACCTGGCGGCGCTGGTCGGCGCGGACGCCCCCGCGGTCAGCGCCGACGAGGAGCGCAAGAAGGGCCGCTACGCCGTCGTCGGCGCTGCGGCGCTGTTCGTGCTCGGGTTCACCGTCGTCTTCGTCGTGACACTGGGGACGCTGGTCTGGATCGCCGACGCCGTCGCGATCAACATGGACCTCCTCCAGCGCCTCGGCGGCGTGCTGACGATCGCGATGGCGCTCGTCTTCCTCGGCTGGATCCCCGGGCTCCAGCGCGAGTTCCGTTCCCACCACGTGCCGCGCGGCGGGCTGTGGGGCGCGCCCGTGCTCGGCGCGGTGTTCGGGCTCGGCTGGACGCCGTGCATCGGGCCGACGCTGTCCGCGGTCATCTCCATGGCCAGCGCCACCGGCGGGGCGGCGGCACGCGGTTACGTGCTGATCCTCGTCTACTGCCTCGGCCTCGGCGTCCCGTTCCTCCTCATCGCGTTCGGCGCCCGCTGGGCCGTCCGCGCGACCGACTGGCTGCGCCGCCACGGCCGTCAGGTGCAGGTCTTCGGCGGCGTCCTGCTGCTGATCGTCGGCCTCCTGCTGGTGACCGGGCTGTGGGGCGACATGACCGGCTGGATCCGGAACACCCTCGTGACCGACCTCAGGCTGCCCTTGTGA
- the resB gene encoding cytochrome c biogenesis protein ResB, which translates to MRTALVLLFLLALAAMPGALLPQRNLNAAKTDEYIAAHGWWGELLERTQFFEVYGSVWFSAIYILLMVSLIGCLAPRSFEYAKAMRAKPVITPRKLSRMPHHVSTTTDRTPETVMKDTHALLKGWRRVEREEADGVRSISAERGYLRETGNLVFHFGMLGLIIFFALGKLFGYEGQVIVQADNSQWCNSGILGYDTFNAGLRVDGTDLNPFCIRLKDFEARYTASGQANFYHSDMEYQSGEDLQTGAWKPYGLEVNSPLRTAGDRVYLLNFGYSPKFTVTFPDGTVRTNITPWRPADEPTKLSEGATKIDQPGIADPIERRTRQLAITGLLAPTAFLHGNVLTSSRPEANKPAVAVDIYRGDLGLDAGRGQSIFQIDQSLVEDGRLKKLTRQNLNQGQETVLDDGTKVRFDGVQEWVAIQVSHDPVQGWVLGCAVAMLIGLAGSLLVKRRRVWVRVTPAREGDTGTVIEVAGLARTDQAGYGEEFQRIGDKLVQGQRGN; encoded by the coding sequence ATGCGCACCGCGCTGGTGCTGCTGTTCCTGCTCGCGCTCGCCGCGATGCCCGGTGCCCTGCTGCCGCAGCGGAACCTCAACGCCGCCAAGACCGACGAGTACATCGCCGCGCACGGCTGGTGGGGTGAACTGCTCGAGCGCACGCAGTTCTTCGAGGTCTACGGCAGCGTCTGGTTCTCGGCGATCTACATCCTGCTGATGGTCTCGCTCATCGGCTGCCTCGCGCCGCGCAGCTTCGAATACGCGAAGGCGATGCGCGCGAAGCCGGTGATCACGCCGCGCAAGCTCTCGCGGATGCCGCATCACGTGTCCACCACGACCGATCGGACCCCCGAGACGGTCATGAAGGACACGCACGCGCTGCTCAAGGGTTGGCGCCGCGTAGAGCGCGAAGAGGCCGACGGAGTCCGAAGCATCTCCGCCGAACGCGGGTACCTCCGCGAGACCGGCAACCTCGTCTTCCACTTCGGCATGCTCGGCCTGATCATCTTCTTCGCGCTGGGCAAACTCTTCGGCTACGAAGGCCAGGTCATCGTCCAGGCCGACAACAGCCAGTGGTGCAACTCCGGCATCCTCGGCTACGACACCTTCAACGCGGGTCTCCGCGTCGACGGCACCGACCTGAACCCCTTCTGCATCCGGCTCAAGGACTTCGAAGCGCGCTACACCGCGTCCGGGCAGGCGAACTTCTACCACTCCGACATGGAGTACCAGTCCGGAGAGGATCTGCAGACCGGCGCGTGGAAGCCGTACGGACTCGAGGTCAACTCGCCGCTGCGCACCGCGGGCGACCGCGTCTACCTGCTGAACTTCGGCTACTCCCCGAAGTTCACGGTGACCTTCCCGGACGGCACCGTACGCACCAACATCACGCCGTGGCGCCCCGCCGACGAACCGACGAAGCTCTCCGAAGGCGCGACGAAGATCGACCAGCCCGGCATCGCCGACCCGATCGAGCGCCGCACCCGGCAACTGGCGATCACCGGACTCCTCGCGCCGACGGCGTTCCTGCACGGCAACGTGCTGACGTCGTCGCGGCCCGAGGCGAACAAGCCGGCGGTGGCCGTCGACATCTACCGCGGCGACCTCGGCCTCGACGCCGGCCGCGGGCAGTCGATCTTCCAGATCGACCAGTCGCTCGTCGAGGACGGCAGGCTCAAGAAGCTCACCAGGCAGAACTTGAACCAGGGCCAGGAGACCGTGCTGGACGACGGCACGAAGGTCCGTTTCGACGGCGTCCAGGAATGGGTCGCCATCCAGGTCTCGCACGATCCGGTGCAGGGCTGGGTGCTGGGCTGCGCGGTCGCGATGCTGATCGGGCTGGCGGGATCGTTGCTGGTCAAACGGCGTCGGGTGTGGGTCCGGGTGACCCCGGCGCGCGAAGGTGACACAGGTACCGTGATCGAGGTCGCCGGGCTGGCGCGCACCGATCAGGCGGGCTACGGCGAAGAGTTCCAGCGGATCGGCGACAAGCTGGTCCAGGGGCAGAGAGGCAACTAG
- the ccsB gene encoding c-type cytochrome biogenesis protein CcsB, translated as MPINETLSQYSDYSYTTATAIYVLALMFTLFEQGFGAKGRLATERSKQRVRELVGAGGPSVTTVTPAEPPREVGRPERIGRMGAALLVLAALLHLAAIVLRGFAVHRAPWGNMYEYGMATTFIAVLTWIVILRKFPVRHLTGFLLTPVVILMFINGTMLYTTAAPVQPALQSYWLIIHVSAAIIGSGVFLVPGVASVLYLFRAAHDDNPAKFPKFGPKLPTADVLDRIAYRTTIFAFPVFTFGVLCGAVWAEAAWGRFWGWDPKETVAFVAWVVYAAYLHSRATAGWRGKRAAIINVVGFSATVFNLFFVNLVTSGLHSYAGG; from the coding sequence ATGCCGATCAACGAGACGCTGTCCCAGTACAGCGACTACTCCTACACGACCGCGACGGCGATCTACGTCCTCGCGCTGATGTTCACCCTGTTCGAGCAGGGTTTCGGGGCGAAGGGCCGGTTGGCGACGGAGCGCAGCAAGCAGCGCGTCCGCGAATTGGTCGGCGCGGGCGGACCGTCGGTGACCACCGTGACGCCCGCCGAGCCTCCCCGCGAGGTCGGCCGCCCCGAGCGCATCGGCCGCATGGGCGCCGCGCTGCTGGTGCTCGCCGCGCTGCTGCACCTGGCCGCGATCGTGCTGCGCGGATTCGCCGTGCACCGCGCGCCCTGGGGCAACATGTACGAGTACGGCATGGCCACGACCTTCATCGCGGTCCTGACCTGGATCGTGATCCTGCGGAAGTTCCCGGTCCGCCACCTCACCGGCTTCCTGCTCACGCCGGTCGTGATCCTGATGTTCATCAACGGCACGATGCTGTACACGACGGCCGCGCCGGTGCAGCCCGCGCTGCAGTCGTACTGGCTGATCATCCACGTTTCCGCGGCGATCATCGGCTCGGGTGTCTTCCTGGTCCCCGGCGTCGCGAGCGTGCTCTACCTGTTCCGCGCGGCCCACGACGACAACCCGGCCAAGTTCCCCAAGTTCGGCCCGAAGCTGCCGACCGCGGACGTGCTCGACCGCATCGCCTACCGCACGACCATCTTCGCGTTCCCCGTCTTCACCTTCGGCGTGCTGTGCGGCGCCGTGTGGGCCGAGGCGGCCTGGGGCCGCTTCTGGGGCTGGGACCCGAAGGAGACCGTCGCGTTCGTCGCGTGGGTCGTCTACGCGGCGTACCTCCACTCCCGCGCCACCGCCGGCTGGCGGGGGAAGCGGGCGGCGATCATCAACGTCGTCGGGTTCTCGGCGACGGTGTTCAACCTGTTCTTCGTGAACCTGGTGACCTCGGGGCTGCACTCCTACGCCGGGGGCTGA
- a CDS encoding AAA family ATPase — protein MTGPSEESAPGHPEPTESAQPSELFSEDRTDSAPHPTASGFEAEPTQVVQPQYPPQAQYPQQPAQQQPPLPQPSQGQYQQPYDQNLPPLHPQQQAAQYPPQQRYAPPPQQQAVQQPGVPGLPQPQGRHALPDELATASLVKPQKRKPQSGWRKALYVGTGKLLNPGESPADTRKRELIAQINQPLRGCYKIAMLSLKGGVGKTTTTTTLGSTFASLRGDRVVAVDANPDRGTLSQKIPIETTATVRHLLRDADKITRYSDVRSYTSQGGSRLEILASEQDPAVSEAFSEDDYRRTVNLLEHFYNIVLTDCGTGLMHSAMKGVLDVADALVVVSSGSVDGARSASATLDWLEAHGYGDLVKRSVAVINSVRPKGGSVDLDKLSAHFGARVRSVCRIPFDPHLEEGAEIELDRLDADTRLALLELAATVADGFGGQQYQPIQP, from the coding sequence GTGACCGGACCCAGCGAAGAATCGGCTCCTGGCCACCCCGAACCCACCGAGAGCGCCCAGCCCTCGGAGCTGTTTTCCGAGGACAGGACGGACTCGGCGCCGCATCCGACGGCGAGCGGCTTCGAGGCCGAGCCGACGCAGGTCGTCCAGCCCCAGTACCCGCCGCAGGCTCAGTACCCGCAGCAGCCCGCTCAACAGCAGCCGCCGTTGCCGCAGCCGTCGCAGGGGCAGTACCAGCAGCCCTACGACCAGAACCTGCCCCCGCTGCACCCTCAGCAGCAGGCCGCCCAGTACCCGCCGCAGCAGCGGTACGCGCCGCCGCCTCAGCAGCAGGCCGTCCAGCAGCCCGGCGTGCCGGGGCTCCCGCAGCCGCAGGGCAGGCACGCGCTCCCGGACGAACTCGCCACCGCGAGCCTGGTCAAGCCGCAGAAGCGCAAGCCGCAGTCGGGCTGGCGCAAGGCGCTTTACGTGGGCACCGGCAAGCTCCTCAACCCGGGGGAGAGCCCGGCCGACACCCGTAAGCGTGAACTGATCGCGCAGATCAACCAGCCACTGCGCGGGTGCTACAAGATCGCGATGCTGAGCCTCAAGGGCGGTGTCGGCAAGACCACCACGACCACCACGCTGGGCTCGACGTTCGCGTCGCTGCGCGGGGACAGGGTCGTCGCCGTCGACGCGAACCCGGACCGCGGGACGCTTTCGCAGAAGATCCCGATCGAGACCACCGCGACCGTCCGGCACCTGCTGCGCGACGCGGACAAGATCACCCGCTACAGCGATGTCCGGTCCTACACCTCGCAGGGCGGGAGCCGGCTGGAGATCCTCGCCAGCGAGCAGGACCCGGCGGTTTCGGAAGCGTTCTCCGAGGACGACTACCGGCGCACGGTCAACCTGCTGGAGCACTTCTACAACATCGTGCTCACCGACTGCGGGACCGGTTTGATGCACTCGGCGATGAAGGGCGTCCTGGACGTCGCGGACGCGCTGGTGGTGGTCTCGTCAGGGTCCGTGGACGGGGCGCGCAGTGCTTCGGCGACGCTCGACTGGCTGGAGGCGCACGGCTACGGTGACCTGGTCAAACGGTCCGTCGCGGTGATCAACTCGGTGCGGCCGAAGGGCGGCTCCGTCGACCTCGACAAGCTTTCCGCGCACTTCGGCGCGCGGGTCCGTTCGGTCTGCCGCATCCCGTTCGACCCGCATCTGGAAGAAGGCGCCGAGATCGAACTGGACCGGCTCGACGCCGACACCAGGCTGGCGCTGCTGGAACTGGCCGCCACCGTCGCCGACGGTTTCGGCGGCCAGCAGTATCAGCCGATCCAGCCCTGA
- a CDS encoding BldC family transcriptional regulator: MTATMGGRLLTPGEVAALFRVDPKTVTRWATAGRIGSIRTPGGHRRFREAEVNELLAELTTDASEPARKV, encoded by the coding sequence ATGACCGCGACCATGGGCGGAAGGTTGCTCACCCCCGGTGAAGTGGCGGCCCTGTTCCGGGTTGACCCCAAGACCGTGACCCGATGGGCGACCGCGGGCCGGATCGGCTCGATCCGCACTCCCGGCGGGCACCGCCGGTTCCGTGAGGCCGAAGTGAACGAGCTCCTCGCCGAGCTGACCACCGACGCCAGCGAGCCCGCCCGCAAGGTCTGA
- a CDS encoding Lrp/AsnC ligand binding domain-containing protein: protein MDQVDRKIIAALRENGRATYADLGRSVGLSASSVHERVGKLEAAGVITGYHAMVDPSTVGLGVTALVGIHPTDTATEDDVAAALGALDEVESCYAVAGDEAFVVKVRVATVDDLERSLGRLRRIPGVGRTNTTVVLSTRFEGRPNNAGLEDERNGNA from the coding sequence GTGGACCAGGTGGATCGGAAGATCATCGCGGCATTGCGGGAGAACGGCCGGGCTACCTACGCCGACCTCGGCCGGTCTGTCGGGCTCTCGGCTTCATCAGTGCACGAGCGGGTCGGGAAACTCGAGGCCGCCGGCGTGATCACCGGCTACCACGCCATGGTCGACCCCAGCACGGTCGGACTCGGGGTGACGGCGCTGGTCGGCATCCACCCCACCGACACCGCGACCGAAGACGACGTCGCGGCGGCGTTGGGAGCACTGGACGAGGTCGAAAGCTGTTACGCCGTCGCGGGTGACGAGGCCTTCGTGGTCAAGGTGCGCGTGGCGACCGTCGACGATCTGGAGCGGTCGCTCGGCAGGCTGCGGCGGATCCCCGGCGTCGGCAGGACGAACACCACCGTCGTGCTCTCCACCCGCTTCGAGGGGCGGCCCAACAACGCGGGCCTGGAGGACGAGCGGAACGGCAACGCGTAG
- a CDS encoding DUF4229 domain-containing protein: MSDNHLPRDLTLYLLARFALVGVIGGGLLLANVPLLVALLIGLLVGLPLGMLLFRSLNVRVTAGLARRNEKRARARAELRSQLRGDRADGTA, translated from the coding sequence GTGAGCGACAATCACCTGCCCCGAGACCTGACGTTGTACTTGCTGGCCAGGTTCGCCCTGGTCGGGGTCATCGGCGGCGGGTTGCTGCTGGCCAACGTCCCGCTGCTGGTGGCGCTGCTGATCGGGCTGCTCGTCGGGCTGCCGCTGGGCATGCTGCTGTTCCGCTCGCTGAACGTGCGCGTGACCGCCGGGCTCGCCCGCCGCAACGAAAAACGCGCTCGCGCTCGTGCCGAACTACGCTCCCAGCTGCGTGGCGACCGAGCGGACGGGACAGCGTGA
- a CDS encoding pyridoxal-phosphate dependent enzyme has product MSRLHSRSWVREAVRIIEADANRSADTHLHVFPLPAEWGIDLYLKDESVHPTGSLKHRLARSLFLYGLVNGQIGQNTVLVEASSGSTAVSEAYFARMLGLRFITVVPRSTSPEKIALIEFYGGECHYVDRAPDMYPEAERLASECGGHYLDQFTYAERATDWRGNNNIAESVYAQMQSERHPVPTWIVVGAGTGGTSATFGRYVRYKRHTTKIAVVDPENSSFFGAWQTGALDYSTGMPSRIEGIGRPRVEPSFVPGVIDEMLQVPDAGSLAAIRVLRERTGHWAGGSTGTNLFGAFTLISRMISEGQAGSIVTLLCDGGERYANTYYDDEWLARKNIDIAPYLEKYQEFLVSGKLAPEA; this is encoded by the coding sequence GTGAGCAGGCTCCACAGCCGCAGCTGGGTCCGCGAAGCCGTCCGCATCATCGAGGCGGACGCGAACCGCAGCGCCGACACACACCTGCACGTCTTCCCGCTGCCCGCGGAATGGGGAATCGACCTCTACCTGAAGGACGAGTCCGTCCACCCGACAGGCTCGCTCAAGCACCGGCTCGCGCGTTCGCTGTTCCTGTACGGCCTGGTGAACGGCCAGATCGGGCAGAACACCGTGCTCGTCGAGGCGTCCAGCGGCTCGACGGCGGTTTCGGAGGCGTACTTCGCGCGGATGCTCGGCCTGCGGTTCATCACCGTGGTGCCGCGCAGCACGTCGCCGGAGAAGATCGCGCTCATCGAGTTCTACGGCGGTGAATGCCACTACGTCGACCGGGCGCCGGACATGTACCCGGAGGCCGAGCGGCTCGCCTCGGAATGCGGTGGCCACTACCTCGACCAGTTCACCTACGCCGAGCGCGCGACGGACTGGCGCGGGAACAACAACATCGCCGAATCGGTGTACGCGCAGATGCAGTCCGAGCGGCACCCCGTGCCGACGTGGATCGTGGTCGGCGCCGGGACCGGCGGCACGAGCGCGACCTTCGGCCGCTACGTGCGCTACAAGCGGCACACCACGAAGATCGCCGTCGTCGACCCGGAGAACTCATCGTTCTTCGGCGCTTGGCAGACCGGCGCGCTCGACTACAGCACCGGCATGCCTTCGCGGATCGAGGGGATCGGGCGGCCGCGCGTCGAGCCGTCGTTCGTGCCCGGCGTGATCGACGAAATGCTGCAGGTGCCGGACGCAGGTTCGCTGGCGGCCATCCGCGTGCTGCGCGAACGGACCGGTCACTGGGCGGGCGGCTCGACCGGGACCAACCTCTTCGGCGCGTTCACCCTGATCTCGCGGATGATCTCGGAAGGCCAGGCGGGCAGCATCGTCACGCTGCTGTGCGACGGCGGTGAGCGGTACGCCAACACGTACTACGACGACGAGTGGCTGGCGCGGAAGAACATCGACATCGCGCCCTATCTGGAGAAGTACCAGGAGTTCCTGGTGAGCGGAAAGCTCGCTCCGGAGGCCTGA
- a CDS encoding 1,4-dihydroxy-2-naphthoate polyprenyltransferase, translating to MATAGEWIEGARPRTLPNAVAPVVAGVGAAVALDGFSWSRSLLALLVSLALIVGVNYANDYSDGIRGTDENRVGPLRLVGSGVAKPKAVLAAALVSLGLAGVLGLVLVAISGLWWLLAMGAVCILGAWFYTGGKKPYGYYGFGEIAVFVFFGLAGVLGTVYVQAGQISWTALGCAVAVGSFSTGVLTANNLRDIPTDIESGKRTLATRLGDDGTRQLYLTLIAVPYVVSALLAFVTPWALLGLLTAPLLLKSVKAVGGGAQGRALIPALRDTGFAMLGWAALTAVALAL from the coding sequence ATGGCGACTGCTGGTGAATGGATCGAAGGGGCGCGCCCGCGGACGCTGCCCAACGCGGTGGCGCCGGTGGTCGCCGGAGTCGGCGCGGCGGTCGCGCTCGACGGCTTCTCCTGGTCCCGGTCGCTCCTCGCGCTGCTGGTCTCACTGGCGCTGATCGTCGGCGTCAACTACGCCAACGACTACTCCGACGGCATCCGCGGCACCGACGAGAACCGCGTCGGCCCGCTGCGGCTGGTCGGCTCCGGGGTCGCGAAGCCGAAAGCCGTCCTGGCAGCCGCTCTCGTATCCCTCGGGCTCGCCGGAGTCCTCGGGCTCGTGCTCGTCGCGATCAGCGGACTGTGGTGGCTGCTGGCGATGGGCGCGGTCTGCATCCTCGGCGCCTGGTTCTACACCGGTGGCAAGAAGCCTTACGGCTACTACGGTTTCGGCGAGATCGCGGTCTTCGTCTTCTTCGGGCTGGCCGGCGTGCTGGGCACGGTGTACGTCCAGGCCGGACAGATCAGCTGGACGGCCCTCGGCTGCGCGGTCGCCGTCGGCTCGTTCTCGACCGGCGTGCTGACCGCCAACAACCTTCGCGACATCCCGACCGACATCGAGTCCGGTAAGCGGACGCTCGCCACCCGGCTCGGCGACGACGGCACCCGGCAGCTCTACCTGACGCTGATCGCGGTGCCATACGTCGTGAGCGCGCTGCTCGCCTTCGTGACGCCGTGGGCGCTGCTGGGCCTGCTGACCGCGCCGCTGCTGCTGAAGTCGGTCAAGGCCGTCGGCGGCGGCGCGCAGGGGCGGGCGCTGATCCCGGCGCTGCGGGACACTGGGTTCGCGATGCTGGGGTGGGCGGCGCTGACCGCGGTCGCCCTGGCGCTCTGA
- the menE gene encoding o-succinylbenzoate--CoA ligase — translation MRAVGVDGSPESITELTAALAGALGGGPAVLPYASETLRDAMEPTRPAEPGTAVIIATSGSTGEPKGVLLSAAALAASAHATHARLGGPGHWLLATPAQYIGGLQVLVRSLLAGTTPAVLHAPGFRPDDFASAAAPILALEGPRYTALVPTQLGRLLDAGGPGLAAARAFDAIIVGAAATTAELRERAAGAGVKIVPAYGMSETASGCVYDGVPLDGVHVELEDERVCITGDVLAHGYRLRPDLTAEAFEAGRFRTSDRGRLSPGGRLEILGRIDDMINTGGVKVAAAAVERILTAQPGIRDACVVGVPDPEWGEAVVALVVGAGCDVDSLRAACREEAGAAAAPKRVEFTEELPLRGPGKVDRTAVRNLLRRS, via the coding sequence ATGCGTGCGGTAGGGGTGGACGGGAGTCCGGAGTCGATCACCGAGCTGACCGCGGCGCTGGCCGGGGCGCTCGGCGGCGGCCCGGCCGTCCTCCCCTACGCGTCGGAGACCCTCCGGGACGCGATGGAGCCGACACGCCCGGCCGAGCCCGGGACGGCGGTGATCATCGCCACCTCGGGGTCCACCGGCGAGCCCAAGGGCGTCCTGCTCTCGGCCGCCGCGCTGGCCGCGTCCGCGCACGCCACCCACGCGCGGCTCGGCGGGCCGGGACACTGGCTGCTCGCGACACCGGCGCAGTACATCGGCGGCCTGCAGGTGCTGGTCCGCTCGCTCCTGGCCGGGACGACGCCCGCCGTGCTGCACGCCCCCGGGTTCCGTCCGGACGACTTCGCCTCGGCGGCCGCGCCGATCCTCGCGCTGGAAGGGCCGCGCTACACCGCGCTCGTCCCGACTCAGCTCGGGCGGCTCCTCGACGCGGGCGGCCCCGGCTTGGCGGCGGCCCGCGCTTTCGACGCGATCATCGTCGGCGCCGCGGCGACCACCGCGGAACTCCGCGAGCGCGCGGCCGGAGCGGGCGTGAAGATCGTGCCCGCGTACGGCATGAGCGAGACGGCCAGCGGCTGCGTTTACGACGGTGTACCGCTGGATGGAGTACACGTCGAACTCGAAGACGAGCGGGTCTGTATCACGGGTGACGTCCTCGCGCACGGCTACCGACTGCGACCCGACCTGACCGCGGAGGCCTTCGAGGCAGGCCGGTTCCGCACCTCCGACCGCGGCCGGTTGTCGCCCGGCGGACGGCTGGAGATCCTCGGGCGGATCGACGACATGATCAACACCGGCGGGGTGAAGGTGGCCGCCGCGGCCGTCGAGCGGATCTTGACCGCACAGCCCGGAATCCGTGACGCGTGCGTGGTCGGAGTACCTGACCCGGAGTGGGGCGAGGCCGTCGTCGCGCTCGTCGTCGGCGCTGGTTGCGACGTCGATTCGCTGCGTGCCGCCTGCCGCGAAGAGGCCGGTGCGGCGGCCGCTCCGAAGCGGGTCGAATTCACGGAAGAACTACCGTTGCGGGGCCCCGGGAAGGTCGACAGGACGGCCGTCCGGAATCTCCTACGAAGGTCGTGA
- a CDS encoding 1,4-dihydroxy-2-naphthoyl-CoA synthase: protein MDDAQVSELFDPASWGEVEGFDFTDITYHRSSESRSGKRVVRIAFDRPEVRNAFRPHTVDELYRALDHARMSSDVGCVLLTGNGPSPKDGGWAFCSGGDQRIRGRSGYQYADGETSDTIDPARAGRLHILEVQRLIRFMPKVVIAVVPGWAAGGGHSLHVVCDLTLASAEHARFKQTDADVGSFDGGYGSAYLAKQVGQKFAREIFFLGREYTAEQMQAMGAVNSAVPHAELEAEALDWAWAINGKSPTAQRMLKYAFNLTDDGLVGQQLFAGETTRLAYMQDEAVEGRDSFLEKRSPDWSTFPYYY from the coding sequence GTGGATGACGCCCAGGTTTCCGAGCTGTTCGACCCCGCCTCGTGGGGAGAAGTCGAAGGTTTCGACTTCACCGACATCACCTATCACCGCTCCTCTGAGAGCCGCTCAGGCAAACGTGTCGTGCGCATCGCGTTCGACCGTCCCGAGGTCCGCAACGCCTTCCGTCCGCACACCGTCGACGAGCTGTACCGCGCGCTCGACCACGCGCGGATGAGCTCGGACGTCGGCTGCGTCCTGCTCACCGGCAACGGCCCGTCGCCGAAGGACGGCGGCTGGGCGTTTTGTTCCGGTGGTGACCAGCGTATTCGCGGACGCTCCGGGTATCAGTACGCGGATGGGGAGACCTCCGACACGATCGATCCGGCGAGGGCCGGACGGCTGCACATCCTGGAGGTCCAACGGCTGATCCGGTTCATGCCGAAGGTGGTCATCGCGGTGGTCCCGGGGTGGGCGGCGGGCGGCGGGCACTCGCTGCACGTGGTGTGCGACCTCACGCTCGCCTCCGCCGAGCACGCGCGGTTCAAGCAGACCGACGCCGACGTCGGCTCCTTCGACGGCGGCTACGGCTCGGCGTATCTGGCCAAGCAGGTCGGGCAGAAGTTCGCGCGGGAGATCTTCTTCCTCGGACGCGAGTACACGGCCGAGCAGATGCAGGCGATGGGCGCGGTCAACTCCGCCGTCCCGCACGCGGAGCTCGAGGCCGAGGCGCTGGACTGGGCGTGGGCGATCAACGGCAAGTCGCCGACCGCGCAGCGGATGCTGAAGTACGCGTTCAACCTCACCGACGACGGCCTGGTCGGCCAGCAGCTCTTCGCCGGCGAGACCACGCGGCTCGCGTACATGCAGGACGAAGCCGTCGAGGGCCGCGACTCCTTCCTTGAGAAGCGCTCCCCCGACTGGTCGACCTTCCCGTACTACTACTGA